CTCGCCCCAGTACAGAAGCTCCTCAACGAGGTAGGCAAGTATCTCGGATTCCTCGGTAACATGCTCCTTCATTTGTTCATTATGCTCGCGCTCGCATTCTACCTCTTGCGCGATGGACCCCGAGCCTCTCGATGGCTCCTCGAACGATTCGGCGACGAACGGGGCCTTCTCGAAGAGTATCTGCGTGCAGTCGACACCGATTTTGCGAGCGTCTTCTTCGGAAATATCCTGAACGCCGTCATGACAGGACTCATTGGTGCAATCTCGTATTCTGCACTGAATCGGATGGCGTCTGGTGGAACGATCCCATATCCGGAACTACTGGGACTGTTGACGGGCGTCGCCAGTCTCATTCCAGTCGTCGGCATGAAGCTCGTCTACGTCCCAGTCACGCTCTACCTCCTCGCTCAACAGTTCACACAGTCGGGATCGCTTGTGTTCGTCGGGCTGTTCTTCGTCATCTCGTTTTTCATCGTGGACACACTCCCTGACTTCGTTCTTCGGCCGTACGTCTCGGGACGAAATCTCCACGTCGGGACGGTCATGTTCGCATACATATTTGGTCCGCTGCTGTTCGGCTGGTACGGACTCTTTCTCGGACCGATACTCCTCGTGTTTGCGTATCACTTCGCGCGATTGGTGCTCCCCGAACTACTCCGTGATGAGCCGACGACACAAACGGATCCCACACTCGTGTTTCCGTCTTCGAATGCCCTCTCGCCAGCCATGATGGACGCAGACGGCAGACACACATCAGACAACCCAGCAGAACAGAAACGAGAGCAAAGCGAAAGTGAAAATGGATCCAAAACGACACAGATCGATGAAGAGGATGGCTCTCTGGATGGATCAGTCAATGAGAGCTAATCGATAGCTGCGATCGAGTGATTCGATCGCGCTCGGCTCGACGCCTAACAGATTCGTTGTTATTCTCGGATTTGGAATTTAGAATCCTTTGTCCATCAGTTCGCGGGCGATGATGTTCTTCTGGATTTCGGTCGTTCCTTCGTAGATCTGTGTGATCTTGGCGTCACGGTAGAGACGTTCGACATCGAAGTCGTTGACGTAGCCCGATCCGCCGTGGATCTGGACGGCTTCGTTTGCACAGTCGACAGCGACGCGGGAGGCAAACTCCTTTGCCATCGAAGCAAGCGTCGTCAGCTGTTCGTCCGAGTGTTCGACGCTCCACGCGGACTTGTACGTGAGCTGTCTGGCTGCTTCGGTTCGAGTGTGCATGTCGGCGATCTTATGCTGGATGGACTGGAAGTCGCCGATCGGACGGCCGAACTGCTCGCGTTCTTGTGCGTATTCCAGTGACCGTTCTGCAGCACCTTTCGCGATTCCCACGCCCTGTGCAGCTACCATCGTCCGTGTGATGTCGAAGAACTGCATGAGCTGGAGGAAGCCCATCCCACGCGTACCGACGAGGTTCTCTTCGGGGACACGCACGTCATCGAAGATGAGTTCGGCCGTATCGCTTGCTCGGATTCCGAGTTTCCCCGTGATCTTCTCGCTCGTAAATCCGTCGCGGTCGGACTCGACGACGATCTGAGAGAATCCGTTGTATCGACCTTCGGCGTCGGGGTCGGTCTCACACATGACAACGAAGAAATCACCCACAGAGCCGTTGGTGATCCACATCTTGTTGCCGTTGATGACCCACTCGTCGCCGTCTTTTTCGGCATTGGTTGACACCGAGGACACGTCGGAGCCAGTGTCGGGTTCGGAGATTGCCGCACCCATGATCGCCTCGCCGCTCGCAATCGGGGCGAGGAACTTCTCTTTTTGCTCTTCTGTTCCGTATTCGATGATAGCGTCGCTCCCGAACGTGGTTGCTGTGATCGAGAGAGCAATACCGGGATCGACGGCGAACAGCTCCTCGATGATGATGGCCGTATCGAGCGCGCTGTACTCAGCGCCGCCGTACTCCATCGGAATGTTCGCTCCGGTCAAGCCCATCTCCGTTGCGGTCTCTAGGACTTCGAATGGGAACTTCTCCTCAACGTCGTACTCTTGGGCGACAGGTGCAATCTCATTCTCCGCAAAACGACGGACCTCATCTCTGATTTGTGTCTGCTCGTCGGATAATTCGAAATCCATGCTCATTTTCATCGGTGTTAAACCATAACGATTTTGCGCAAGCGATAAACCCGTAAACGGTTGTTATAGGCCCAATGGGAAACGTTGAACACCTCTCCGAGAGACTCACTAATTGTCATGGATGTAGATGATATCGATAGTATCGCGGTGCTCGGTGCCGGGAACATGGGTCACGGGATCGCCGAGGTGGCCGCACTCTCCGGCTACGAGGTCACGCTCCGCGATATCAACGAGGAGTTCGTTCAGAACGGCTACGATCAGATTGAGTGGAGTCTCGGAAAGCTCGCGGAGAACGATCGAATCAGCGAGGAGGACGCAGACAACGCGCTCGAACAGATCACGCCACTCGTCGACATGGAGGCTGCCGTTAGTGACGCCGATTTCATCATCGAAGCAGTCCCCGAGCAGATGGAGATCAAAAAGGACGTGTACAGCGAGGTACAAGAACACGCCCCAGAGCACACGATTCTCGCATCGAACACGTCGTCGCTTTCGATCACCGATCTCTCGGAAGTGACCGAACGGCCCGAGCAGTTCTGTGGGATGCATTTCTTCAACCCACCAGTGCGCATGCAGCTCGTTGAGGTCATCTCAGGCGAACACACCGCAGAAGAGACGCTTTCTGTGACCGAACAGCTCGCAGATTCGTTCGATAAGTCTCCTGTTCGCGTGCGAAAGGATACGCCTGGTTTCATCGTGAACCGGATTCTCGTTCCGCTGATGAACGAGGCGTGCTGGATCGTCTCCGAGGACGATGCGACCAAAGAAGAAGTCGACAGCACAGTCAAGTTCGACCTCGGTCTCCCGATGGGTGCATTCGAACTCGGCGATCAGGTCGGTAACGATGTCACCTATCACGTCCTCGAATACATGAACGACGTACTCGGCGAGGCGTACGCTCCTGCACCGTTGCTTGAGGAAGTTGTTGAGGAAGAACGCTACGGGAAAAAGAGCGGTGAAGGCTTCTACGACTACAAGAACGGCGATGGGGCACAGATCCCCACCGATGTTGGCAGCAGCGAGATCAAGCACCGTCTGCTCGCCGTGATGGCAAACGAAGTCGGCAATCTCGTCGGCAACGAGGTTGCACCGGTCGAGGACATCGACGAGGCCGTGATGCTCGGGGCCGGGTTCCCAGAAGGGCCAGGGAAACTCGCCGACGAAACGGGACTCGAAACGCTCGTCGAGACACTCGATGAACGGCTCGAACAGAACGGCGCATCGCGGTATGAGGCTTCGGACTACCTCCGCGATCGAGCCCAAGAAGGAGGATTTTACGACGAGGAAGCTGACGACGACACAGTCGAATACGAGATGATCCGCGTCGAGTACCCGGGCGAGATGGTTGGGCAGATCGTCATCGATCGTCCACACCGGATGAACACCATCAACATCGAACTGCTCGACGAATTGGGAGCAGCCATCGATGCGTTCGAATCCGACGACGACGTCCGCGCGATCCTCATTACGGGCGAGGGCGAGAAGGCGTTCTCTGCTGGAGCGGACGTGCAATCGATGGCCACGAGCGCAGAGCCGCTTCAGGCAATCGAACTCTCGCGGACGGGACAACAGACCTACGGTAAACTCGAATCGTGTTCGATGCCAGTCGTCGCTGGTATCGATGGCTACTGTCTCGGTGGCGGGATGGAACTCTCGATGTGCGCTGACATGCGTATCGCCTCTGAGCGTTCTGAACTCGGCCAACCCGAACTCAACCTTGGTCTGCTACCGGGATGGGGTGGCACGCAACGGCTCCAGCACATCGTTGGTGAGGGTCGAGCGAAGGAGATCATCCTGACCGCAGACCGCTACGACGCGGAGACGATGGCCGACTACGGATTCCTGAATGACGTCGTCTCGAACGACGAACTGGCGTCCGAGGCGTTCGAACTCGCTGCCGATCTCGCTGCCGGACCACCGATTGCGACACAGTTCGTCAAGAAAGCGATGCTACGCGGCTGGGAGGACACGGATGCCGGTCTCGAAATCGAAGCACAGGCGTTCGGTCACCTCATCGGTACCGACGACCTCATGGAAGGAATTACGGCCTTCATGGGCGATGGCGACCCTGAATTCGAAGGGAAGTAGAAACGAGTCACAGATCGGAACGGGGGAGATCTGAGTACCACCGGCTAAACGATATTCAACAACTATCGATCGAGTGACCTCGTTCGAGTACTCTCTGTTCGAGAACGATCAGTGTACTCGCTGAAACAAGCGAATACAGAGCGTCCCGCCGTCTTCTATCCGATCTGATTTTTTATGATTCGAATTCGTCTTCGAAGACGAATCGACCATTTCGCTGTACCACGTCTCCATCGACTTCGATGACCGACTCTTCGCTCATATCAACGATCATATCGACGTGTGCTGCGCTCTCGTTGCGCTCGCGGTTCGGACCGACAGTGTCGCCGTAGGCGTTTCCGACGGCCATGTGGACGGTGTCGCCCATCTTCTCATCGAAGAGCATATTGTACGTGAACCGATCGATGTCGCGGTTCATCCCGATGCCCAACTCCCCGAGCCGTCGTGCACCCTCGTCGGTTTCGAGCACCGACGTCAGCACGTTTTCGTTCGTCTCGGCGCTGTGTTCGACGACCACGCCGTCCTCGAAGACGAGATGTGCGTTCTCGACTTCGCGGCCTTGATGGTAGAGAGGCATATCGAACAGCACTTCGCCCTCAACGGAGTCGGGGACGGGTGCGGTGAACACCTCACCGCCCGGGAGATTGTACTCTGCGTAGTCGTTCTGGGTGTGCATTCCATCGATGGACATGGTGATGTCGGTCGTGTCACCGCTCTTGATGCGTATCTCACTCGCCGGGTCGAGAATATCGACCATTCGCTGTTGGTGCTCGCGTTGGGCGTCCCAATCCTTATCGATCGCATCCCAAACGAAATCCTCGTACGCTTCGGTGCTCATCCCTGCGAGCTGAGCGAAGCTCGCGCACGGGAACTGGGTGAGACACCACCGTTTCGAGAGTGCAATATCGCTGATAGGCTTTTTCGCGCGCTCGTTCGCGGCCATCGTCTCGGGCGTGACATCACTCGTTTCAGTGACGTTTTGACCACCACGCACTCGGATGAGCACGTCCACATTCTCGTACAGTGCTGCTAGGTGCTCTGGCGTCTCGATCCCATCTGCACCGGCCGCTCGGAGATACGCCCGATCAGCACGGTCGCTGTCGGCTAAGTACACAGGAACACCACCGATGTCACCGACTACTTCGTGGAGAGCAACAGCGAGATCTTCTGCGACAGATGGTGTACTGATAACGACGTTCTCGCCAGGTTGGAGATCGACGGAATGATTCACGATGGTCGCCGCGTGCTGACGGATTCGTGGATCCATGGTTAGTGACTGATTTTGCCGGAAAAACAGCTTTCGAAGTCGAGTTGGTGTCTGGTTATTCGGCGACGTTCCTTGTCATCAGTGTCATGCTCGCTTCGGTCACGGCGATTTCGTTGCCTGCTGATTCGGCTGTTCTGATCGAGGTGTATTTATTTTCGCATCATGATTGTTCACTCCATGATCGACCTTCGAAGTGACACCGTCACACGACCGAACGACGCGATGCGTGAGAGCGCGCGTGACGCTGAGGTTGGTGATGATGTGTATCACGAGGATCCGACAGTCAACGAACTCGAACGTCGTGTAGCCGATCGGCTGGGGTTCGAAGACGCGCTGTTCGTTCCTTCTGGGACAATGGGAAACCAAGTTGCGGCGCGGACACACACGGACCGCGGACAGGAGATTCTCCTCGAACGCGATAGCCACATCTACCGGTGGGAATGTGCTGGACTCGCCCAACACGCATCACTCCAAACGCGACCGATCGACGGCGGTAAGCGCGGCGTCATCACCTCTGGAGCTGTCCGCGAAGGGCACGTCCGCGCCAACGACCACCGTCCCGGTACGGGCCTCCTCGCGCTCGAAAACACACACAATGCGAAAGGCGGGACGGCCATCTCGCCCAAGACCATCGACGCAGCTGCAAAAACCGCTCACGATCTTGGAGTTCCGGTCCATCTCGATGGTGCACGCCTCGCTAACGCTGCTGTCGCTCACGACGTTGCGCTCTCTCGGATGACACGAGAAGTCGACTCCGTTATGATGTGTCTCTCGAAAGGACTCGGTGCTCCTATTGGTTCGATGCTTGCAGGATCGTCGGCGTTCATCGATCGCGCTAGACGGGGACGGAAGCTCCTCGGTGGGGGGATGCGACAGGCGGGCATCATTGCTGCGCCCGGTATGCTCGCGCTCGAAAACGTCGAACGCCTCGAAACAGATCACGAGAACGCCCGTCTGCTTGCTCAGTCACTCGATGCGCTCCAAGGACTCACCGCCCACGAACCGGAGACAAATATCGTTCTCGTCGAGACCCACTCCAAAGCGAGTGACTTTCTCACTCGGTGTGCCGATGCTGGCGTTGGCGGTGTCGAATTCGACGATCATCTCGTACGATTCACCACTCACTGGGATATTGATCGAGCAGACATCGAAACGGCTATTGAGCGGATCACTAAGGTCATCGAAAAGAGCTAGCGGTTTCTCCCTTGGGCCCCTTCTTGGAAAGCAAGCATTGTTCGTCGGAACAGTAAGTACAGCCCGAAGATGAACAACGCGCCAGCAATAAGGAAAACGGCGAGTACGGGATCGTTAATACCGAGCACCATGCCTCTATTCCATGCCCATACAACAAAACAATTTCGTCGTTCGTTACTGCTCTTGAGAGGCTTGTTAGTAGGCAAAGGAAACCATTCACAGAGCGGTTAGAATTGGGCTGGACTCTGAGTTAGTGTTCGCCGGGAGTCGTGATTGCGTGCATTCCGGAAGGGTTCCGTTCGTCGGCTATCTGTACAAGAGCGATCAGACACGACGGGTTCGAGAGGCTCTCCCCAACGACCCCGAATTTATGCTCAGTGCCAACAGGAGCGATGATCGTATCACCTGATCTCGCGTGAAATACCTCATCACCAACCGTTCACTCCATCTCCCCAGTGTGCATGAAGATGATGGATGATTCATCGTGTGTATGGCGTGTGCTGGCCTTATTTGGAGTGTGTTCGCGCGTCCATTTCACTTCGAAATGTGTTCGTTCTCGTTTTCATTGCGATGGGCGGATCGAACGGTAGTGGATCAAACTCGACCATTATGAACATCGATGTGCTACTGAAGAGCGCGTCTGGGTTTGCGACGAACTGTGGTAATCCTTCTGGAGGGCTGTAAAGACCTCATCGATGGAATGACAGGCGACAAGCAGTGTCATCCAGTGTGGAGAGATCAGCCTCCTGCTGCAGCGATCAGCCGACCGATGTGCCGTTCTCACTCTGTCGAGGAACGGGGTGTCGCGGAGCGATTACACTGTGAATGTATCGATGAGCGTTCCGTCCGGTTCGATGAGCCGTCCTCGAAACGGATCGAGTTCGAGTTCTGCGTACGCGGGACGATACCATCGCGGATCGGCGTGACTTCCCGGATTGAGAACAGGGAGATCACCGATATAGCGAAAGGAAGGTCTGTGAGAGTGTCCGACAACGAGGAGGTCCGCGTTTTCCTGCTGTCCGAACAGCGCGAGTCCAGTGTCCGTATGTTCGTGACCGTGTACTAGAGCGATACGAGTTCCTTCGTACTCGACGGTCTGTGCCACTGGAAGCCGCTCACGAAGCGTGGATGAATCGTTGTTACCGGTAACGCCAGCAAATCGTGTGCTTTCGGCTTCGAAGGCATCGAGAACGGATTCTGTGACGAAATCACCTGCGTGAAGCACGAGGGTGGCCTCGCGGATAGCGCTGAGCGCGTGATCAGTCAGTCGATGGGAGTCACGGCCATGGGTGTCAGAAACGACAGTGATCATGGAATGATGGTTATCAACCGCATACGAGAGTACGAGCGGTAGGCATTTCGTTTATCCTCTGGTTTGGTAGAGTAATGGCAAGTAGTAAATCAGTCGTCATTGCAGCGTTATTCGCAAACGCAGCGATTACGGTTTTAAAATTCGCTGGGTTCCTCCTGACAGGAAGCCCAGCGATGCTCTCAGAAACATATCATTCGGTCTCTGATACGGGTAATCAGGTGTTTCTTCTCATTGGTATTCGCTACAGCGGCCGAGAAGCAGACGATAAGCATCCCTTCGGCTACGGAAAGGCACAGTTCTTCTACTCGTTCCTCGTCGCAGTCCTGTTGTTCGGCATCGCTGGCTGGGAGAGCGTGACGCACGGATACCACTCAATCATGCACCCACATCCAGTCACGACCTCCACGGAAACGCTGTTTGGCTACCAATTTCCCTCTCACTGGGTCAACTACACGGTGCTCATCGGGGCAATCGCCTTCGAGACTTACGCACTCTGGAAAGCGTATCTGGGCATTTCCCGGCAGATGAAAGAACACAACTGGGAGAGCCTTTCAGAAGCATTCCGGAAAACCAGCGATGTGACGACGCTGACGGCGCTCACCGAAGATTTCGTCGCTGTCGCTGGTGCCGGGATTGCCCTCTTCGGAATCTACCTCTCACGAATCACAGGCAATCCCTTCTACGATGCTGCTGCGTCAGTCTTCATCGGACTCTTGTTGATGGGCTTTGCACTCGCACTCGCGTGGGAGAACAAGCGCCTCCTGCTCGGAGAGAGTCTTCCGTCCGGAGACGAACGACAGCTGAGAGCGATCGTCACTCAGTGGGACACTGTTCGACATATTGACGACTTCCGAACGGTCTTTTTCGGACCCGAACAACTCCTCGTAACTGCCGACATCAGTTTCGAAGATACGATGGACACAGAGTCGATCGACGAACAGATAACGGCTATCGAGAACGCGCTCATAGAACACAATCCACAAATCGAGAAGGTCTACATCGAACCAGAGATGTAAACGATGACGACAGAGTCCATATAGAACAGTTATCATTCATTTTCGCACCATTTAATACTATGAACAGATGTGAGTACGTACATTCATCATTTACAGAAGAAATGGACCACCACCTCTTATAAAAGCCGTCAACAGACAGGTAAACAATTATTACGTATGATTAAGATGAGCCTTAACAAACACATTATCGAACCACGAAAGCCCTGTGACGGAGGGAACATCCTCCAAACCGGGGAGGTTCGATATCAGTGAGTACGGGCACAAGCGCATCACCATGCATACCGTCACACAATCGCCGATCCAATAAACAGAAAGCAAATCATGAAAAGGGAGCCAAGAGGTGCTGCTCACAGGTATCTGAGCGCAGCACTCGTCGGTGGGATCGGAGTAGTGACTGGTTCGGTTCACACCTATCACTTCATTACCGATGGTCCTAATTCGCTCCTCGCAACCATCAGTGGTATTGTTCTCCCGTTGTGTCTTTCGCTGGCGATGGCTGGTTCTGGATGGTGGCTCGTGCGGAGCAATATAACGGACAAACAAGTCACCAGAATCGTCAGCTGGAGCACCATGGGGGCAGTGGTGTTCATTATCTCGGGTTTGTTGATAATTCAATATCAGCAGGCACAAGGCGTCATGATGAGCGACCGCGTGTTCATACTCATAGACAGCGCGACGGGAGGAATGGCTATTGGCTTCGCCTTCGGATTGTACGCAACTCGGATCAAGCGCCGAACATTGCAGTTAGATCGGTATCAACGCCGGTTAGAACAAGAACGCGACCGATTCGTAGCACTACTCGATAATCTCCCAGATCCAGTCATCCAGTACGAGCATGTGGACGGTACACCGACAATTCGCGCCGTTAATCCAGCATTCGATCGGGTATTCGATGCTGATGGTGCGACTGTCGACGGAATTCAGATCAGTGAAGTCGTCGTTCCCCCTAATCAGGAGCGCGCAGCCATCGATCTCGATACTGATCTCCACTCCGACAAGACGCTACAACACGAAATTCGACTGAAGACATCAGCAGGTATCCGCGATTTTCAACTGATTGTCATCCCGCCAGCAGTCGCTACGACAGACGGAACTGGACACATCATCGCAACAGATGTTACCGAGAATAAACAGCACGTGAGACGATTAGAGGTTCTAAACCGTGTCCTGCGACACGATCTGCGCAACCATGCTGGGGTCATTATTGGCAACGCTGACCTGCTGATCGACAAATTATCGGAAACAACCCGAGCAGAAACAATACGGGATACAGCCAATAAGCTCGTCGAGTTAGGCGATACAGTCCAGCAGATAGAGCACGCACTCGATCGCAACAACGAGACGACAGAGACAGTCTCTCTGCCTGAAGTACTCGATGAATGTGTCAGGCGCGCTCGCAATGAGTACCCAGAAGCCGATATTAGGACCGAGATACCCTCGAATGAGAACATGGCTGTGTGGGCAAATGATCAGATTGACTTAGTGTTCGATAATGTGATCGAGAACGCCATTGAGCACAACGATGCTACAACCCCAACTGTCACAATAACGATTACGAGCACGCACACCTTCACTACCGTCGAAATAGCAGACAATGGTCCGGGACTTCCTGATCGAGAACGACAGGTCCTACAGGAGGGGACAGAAACACAGCTAAAGCATTCGCTTGGCTTGGGACTGTGGCTCATTAGTTGGATCGTCGTTGACTCGGGCGGTGACGTAGCGTTTGAGGATAATGATCCACACGGCAGTATCGTTTCGATCGATCTCCCGAAAGCAGATAGCAAGACGGCAGAGACGGTCAATAAGCGATCTGCATCGTCAACGAGATTCGTGAGTGAGTAGTCACACAACCCGGTTCCAATTCAGTCGATACCGCACGAAGGAATGCTATCAAATATCTTATCCAAATTATGACAACCAGATAAATTGTATTTGTACACTACATTTCCCACGTAGAGATCCATAGCGATACCTCATTTGGACAGCGGTATGCGAGAAACTATAATAATGTTTTTAACCGTTTGTTGAATACGGGAATACGTAGTGCTTAGCGCTACCACTGCATCGCATAGCAAGCACGTAAGATAACAGATGAGGGTCAGTAACAGCCTCTCTGACACCTCTGCCGTTTCTACGATATCATGGTCCACGTGGCAGGCAGGCATGATCCTGTTTGCCCAAATCAGATCTTCAAAGCGCAGTTCGATAGACATCTTTGTAGATAATCTTCACCAACTAATGTTGTGAGTGAACATCGCACGTATTCGAAGACGTTTGTCTGAGATAATCATCAAGTCATATAATAATTGTATTGTAATCTTCCAATTATCTTTGAATAATACGTCTGACAGGGATTTATATGATAGCCTCAATGCAGCCTAGACGAGGCTGTTACAGCGGGAGTCAGCGCATCTTCCGCTCTTTCGGAGGCATTTTCCGGCAGCCTCTCCGCCATGAGAGTAACCCGTGATGGGACATCTCCCATCTACCCCATCCCATCGTATTCCTGTCCACAAATTGGATGGGGTGGGATAATAGTTGGTAATAAAGATAGTGTTAATTTGCAATTAGTTTTGTAGTTGCGGATAATATAGCAACACTTAATTGGTTGTTACTCACAGGGTAGTCCGCTATGGTCCGAGACAAGTCTCGTCGCCGATTTTTGCAATTGGCGGCTGCTGGTGCAACATCAGCCGGAGTTAGTCGTATCGCAACTACCCGAGGGCGGGCACTGCCTGCCGTCGGTGGTCCCTCGGTCATCGGCCAAACTGGCCGAATCGTCGCTGGTCAGAGCGATCCTGACCGCTGGGCCCGTGTCTCATTTGATATCCCGTTTGCACTCACCCCCGTCGTTATCATGAACCCCGTCACCGCAAACGAGACGGCCCCCGTCGATGTCCACATCCGGAAGGTTACCCGGAACGGCTTTGAGTTCCGCCTCGAAGAGTGGGATTACCAAGACGGCGAGCACGCCGCCGAAGAACTACACTTCCTTGCGATGGCACGCGGTGTCCACGAACTCGTCGGCGCACTCCTCAACGCCGAAGCCGGCTTCGTCGCCGCTAACACCACTGCACAGAGCGTCTCCTTCACGCAGTCGTTCTCCCAGCGCCCCACCGTCTTCGCACAAGCACAGACGCATAATGGCCGCCGCGGCGATGCCGCCGGCAAGGGCGATTCCATCACCACCCGCGTCGACGTCGCGGGCACCAACCAGTTCACCGTCAAACTCCAAGAACAGGAGCGATACCGACAGTTCCACCGCTCGGAAACGGTTGGCTACATCGCCCTCGAACCCGGTGAGGGCATCCTCGATCCGCCGCTTGGCAAGCTCGATTCGATCCTCGGCGGCTTCGAAGTCGACGCCACCACCCAGACCGTCACGCACGACGAGTACCCACTCGAGTTCGCAAACGACTACGACTCACCCATCTGCCTCGCCGACATGCAGACACTCGCCGGGCACAACACCGCCACCACCCGCGTGAGCGATATCGACGGAACTGGTGCAACCGTCGCTGTCGAGGAAGAACAGAGTGCTGACACCGAAGTCGAACACGTCCCCGAAGCCATCGGCTACGCCGTCTTCGAAGACGACGCCCTCCTCTACGTCTGAAGCGGACGAGCATGGTCCATGCAGTTTTTGGCTGATTCAGTTCTAAAGAGCGGCACGTCTGTTCATGTACGTACGATGACCACAATGTAGTGGATCGTAACACCGCATGACTACTACGAATACATCACAACACAGTCATGATAGACCGTGTTAAATCCGGGCATTTTTATGTGCTGACACATATGTACGTCGCATCCATGTCGCTTGAGACCATCAACGCCGGTGTATGGGCACTCGTCCCCGCGATTCTCGCGATTGGGTTAGCGTGGACCACCCGCGATGCCCTCATTGGTTTGTTTGTTGGCGTTATCGGTGCAGGCATCGTCTACGGAGCGTTTAGTCCGGCCACTGTCGGAGTTCCATCGGGCCTCACAGGGAGTATTACTGGGACCATCCTCGGTGGCGTGATGGGACTAACCGTCGTCCCGACCCTCATTGCAACTGCGCCGCTGTTCAACGACGCATGGTACGTCGAAAACGTACTACTTGCAATCTTCATGATTGGCGGAATGATTGGCCTGATGATTCGTGCTGGGGCAATCCAAGGTGTTCTCGAAGCACTGGCCGCACGTGTCGATTCACCAGCAGATGCCGAGCGGGCGTCGTTTTTCGCTGGTATGATCGTCCACATCGACGATTATTTCAACTGTCTTGTGGTCGGATCGATGATGCGACCACTCACAGATCGCTACAACGTTTCGCGGGCCAAGCTCGCGTACTACGTTGACAGTGCTGGCAGTCCGGCTGCGAGACTCGCGTTTTACTCGACGTGGGGAGTCGCACTCATCGGTTTCATCGGCGGAGGACTTGTCCGAGCACAGCAGAACGGTGAGTTGCCGGCAAGTATGAGCAACTACGTGCAAGGATCTGGCCAGCAGGCGAGCGCAGTCACCGCCGAAATCTGGCCGCTGTTTTTCAACAGTCTCTTTTTCGGGTTTTACTCATGGATCGCGCTTATCATCGCGGCG
The nucleotide sequence above comes from Halocatena marina. Encoded proteins:
- a CDS encoding H-type lectin domain-containing protein; the encoded protein is MVRDKSRRRFLQLAAAGATSAGVSRIATTRGRALPAVGGPSVIGQTGRIVAGQSDPDRWARVSFDIPFALTPVVIMNPVTANETAPVDVHIRKVTRNGFEFRLEEWDYQDGEHAAEELHFLAMARGVHELVGALLNAEAGFVAANTTAQSVSFTQSFSQRPTVFAQAQTHNGRRGDAAGKGDSITTRVDVAGTNQFTVKLQEQERYRQFHRSETVGYIALEPGEGILDPPLGKLDSILGGFEVDATTQTVTHDEYPLEFANDYDSPICLADMQTLAGHNTATTRVSDIDGTGATVAVEEEQSADTEVEHVPEAIGYAVFEDDALLYV
- a CDS encoding cation diffusion facilitator family transporter, giving the protein MASSKSVVIAALFANAAITVLKFAGFLLTGSPAMLSETYHSVSDTGNQVFLLIGIRYSGREADDKHPFGYGKAQFFYSFLVAVLLFGIAGWESVTHGYHSIMHPHPVTTSTETLFGYQFPSHWVNYTVLIGAIAFETYALWKAYLGISRQMKEHNWESLSEAFRKTSDVTTLTALTEDFVAVAGAGIALFGIYLSRITGNPFYDAAASVFIGLLLMGFALALAWENKRLLLGESLPSGDERQLRAIVTQWDTVRHIDDFRTVFFGPEQLLVTADISFEDTMDTESIDEQITAIENALIEHNPQIEKVYIEPEM
- a CDS encoding metallophosphoesterase, whose protein sequence is MITVVSDTHGRDSHRLTDHALSAIREATLVLHAGDFVTESVLDAFEAESTRFAGVTGNNDSSTLRERLPVAQTVEYEGTRIALVHGHEHTDTGLALFGQQENADLLVVGHSHRPSFRYIGDLPVLNPGSHADPRWYRPAYAELELDPFRGRLIEPDGTLIDTFTV
- a CDS encoding ATP-binding protein, which gives rise to MKREPRGAAHRYLSAALVGGIGVVTGSVHTYHFITDGPNSLLATISGIVLPLCLSLAMAGSGWWLVRSNITDKQVTRIVSWSTMGAVVFIISGLLIIQYQQAQGVMMSDRVFILIDSATGGMAIGFAFGLYATRIKRRTLQLDRYQRRLEQERDRFVALLDNLPDPVIQYEHVDGTPTIRAVNPAFDRVFDADGATVDGIQISEVVVPPNQERAAIDLDTDLHSDKTLQHEIRLKTSAGIRDFQLIVIPPAVATTDGTGHIIATDVTENKQHVRRLEVLNRVLRHDLRNHAGVIIGNADLLIDKLSETTRAETIRDTANKLVELGDTVQQIEHALDRNNETTETVSLPEVLDECVRRARNEYPEADIRTEIPSNENMAVWANDQIDLVFDNVIENAIEHNDATTPTVTITITSTHTFTTVEIADNGPGLPDRERQVLQEGTETQLKHSLGLGLWLISWIVVDSGGDVAFEDNDPHGSIVSIDLPKADSKTAETVNKRSASSTRFVSE